tgaagaatttttagaaaaaatattctGCAATACTGCTGTTATAATTGTACTTGAGATATGTACACCAGATCTAGTGCCACTCAATTAGGtaacaattttcttttcttttcttttttttttaacaaaagaaGTGTTAGAAAAAATCCTGCTTTATGAgtagttaaaattattatcccaatgactatttaataattgaaattaataatttttaatttactatTGTTAGAATTCAAGATTCGAATCATCTCTTACGTAAGTAATTAACTTACTAACCAAAATGAGAAAAATCTGCCCTGGAGTAGGATGATACTTGCCAAGTTGACAGTGAAACATGCAGTAAAAGTAAGGATCAATATGCCCAAATGGCGAAACATTGTCTTTATTTACATAATTAAATTCCATCTACTGTCTATATGGTGTACAATACAAGTACAATCGACAAAAAACATATAATGTTACTCTTGAATTGCCAATGCCCATAAAAATCAAAGAAGATAGAAAATAATACACAAATATGCAACAGGGCAAAGGCAATCACAAGACAGGAAAAGAAAGACAGAGTCTCTATCTGTCGAATGATATTGTTCACTGTTCAGTCCACTCAACCTGCTCCAACCTTGAGTGAAGAAACAGAGGAGCAAATTGGCTTGGTAAGATTTTTGGTCCTAGAAAGAAAGCTTTTTTTTCATTGAGTGGAAGACTAGCCTTTCAAAGTACCACCACATCATTAAATAAGATTATTCCACTAAGCCTGAGCAGGTAGCTAGCTAGCATGTGCAGCCAAGATCAAAGCTAAAATTAATTTCTGAACATAGCCTGCGCAATTTGACTTGGGTTTCCTCTTTCGCATGCTTGAAATGTGACTTTAGGTTATTGCTCTCCGTATCTTAGTGGGTCTTGGGTGGGCATTACTGTAATCAGCCGCTGAAAGTAACCCACTGCACACAGATTAATCGTTTAGATTCCAAGGGTGATAAGAGAATCACTGTCGTGCATTTCTTCACGGCTTCATATTGAGACAGAAATATTATTGTTTGTTCATGGAGTCATCAGCTCTTTAATAGAAAAGGGGCTTTGTTTCCATTTCTTACAGTTCCGTACATCAGGAGACACTGTTGGGTTATGAGCATTTAAGTTAAAGACTATCTTAAATAAACCTGGCCAGATTGCAATAATGCAACTTCCACTTTGAAAGATTTTGACTTCTTGTGTTACTCAGTTGCTTTTGATTAGCTTCTATGTATTtccttaataaaataattatactcCCCACAATATGAACTCACTTTCTCCCTGATGTAAGCATAATTTGATATCCAGACGATTATCCACAAAATATATAGATTATGACAATCAACAATAAGATCATCTGTTCATGCACATACATACACATGTATCACATAACATGATCTAAAGAGGCAAGCAACTATTTCATAGGCATGCATGTACATGTGTGAGTGCTACATGATCTGCATGATGTTTTAGTGGTCTATTCTTTAAGGAGGTCTAAGGTCTCCTGCTCTTTCTCCAAATTGCCAACAGTGGGGTCACCTCAACCTTTTTTCACTCTATATATAATGGCCAACTATCTTCAGGATTCCAACCCCCTTCAATCTAACACCATCACATTCATCTACTTCTGAGGCTGGATTTCCACGCCCAGATTCAAGCCATGCAGCCTAGTGAGGTTACAGGCCTCCATTATATAGTCCCCTCAAACACATCCCCATATTCTGCTTATTTTGGTATGACTCAGAGCAACTCGCCTACAATTCAGTTTAACAGATCATTCAACAATCCACAAACTTTCCAGATTTCTCCTCAGTTTCAAGAATTCAGTCTACAGTCATCCTGCCTAAGCAACAACTCAACTTCTGATGAAGCAGATGAGCAACAGCTATCCCTTATCAATGAAAGGAAGCAAAGAAGGATGATATCTAATAGAGAATCAGCTCGCCGGTCACGCATGCGGAAGCAGAAACACCTAGATGAACTCTGGTCACAAGTGGTTAGGCTCAGAACTGAGAACCACCAGCTCATAAATAAGCTGAACCATGTCACTGAGTGTCATGACCAGGTTCTTCAAGAAAATGCTCAACTCAAAGAAGAAGCATCTGAACTACGGCAATTGCTTTGCGACATGCAATTGAATAGTCCTTATGCTGCTCTGAGGGATCTAGAAGACGTCCCCTGTAATACAGCTTATCTCAGAGCCGATTCCTCAAacttattatcttaaaattttttccTAGTTTTGTTTGTGTCTGTGTGGAAGTCCACTCTCCTAAGCTCCTAGCCTGAGTTTTAGGTGTCCGAGATTGAACAAGAGTGGAATAACATGTTTTGTTTGTGTCACCACTTGTGTTGCTTGCATAGTATCAGCAGGGCCCTAAGTTTCCAAAATACATCTCCCTTCgcagaaaatatatatatttcaggATGGGTACTTCATCAAAGGCCAATTAATCTTCCATTTTTCAAACAGTTGCTAGAATTAAAAGCTGACCTTTGCAAATTGAATGAGTCATATCTCCAGTTTAATAATTTGTCACATTTATTTACGCATTAAAAAATACATGAGCATTTCCGACTACATAAATCCTCCATCACCTTTTTTCCTATCTACTTTAGAAATCACAAGGAAAAAACAATATGTGCAACTTCATGCGCGCATGCGTCATCAAATATAAAAACACTAAAAACAAAATAGCCAAGCCAaatttttctgtaaaataatgcCAACCAAAAAGCCAAAAAACTTTAGTAGGCAAATTCCGTCTCAAAACACTtagatttaagaaaaattattttatataattcaaaatttgtgACATCCCTTCATTCACTA
This is a stretch of genomic DNA from Manihot esculenta cultivar AM560-2 chromosome 2, M.esculenta_v8, whole genome shotgun sequence. It encodes these proteins:
- the LOC110608750 gene encoding basic leucine zipper 43 codes for the protein MQPSEVTGLHYIVPSNTSPYSAYFGMTQSNSPTIQFNRSFNNPQTFQISPQFQEFSLQSSCLSNNSTSDEADEQQLSLINERKQRRMISNRESARRSRMRKQKHLDELWSQVVRLRTENHQLINKLNHVTECHDQVLQENAQLKEEASELRQLLCDMQLNSPYAALRDLEDVPCNTAYLRADSSNLLS